ACTATTGAACATGCCAACTCACTGCTGTGGATATACACTGACAACAAAAAGTCTCACCTCATCATCTactccatcctcctcctcttcacctTCAAGgtcatcatcttcatcatcttcttcATCAATGACTTCTTCATCCAAATCATCTTCctcatcatcatcttcctcttcctcaccttCTATCAAAAGATGAAAGTAAGCATTAAAGTTTCAAAATACTTGCTATTCCCAGACAGTATGCTCACACCTCCTACTCCAGCACTACATGAGCAATAGcccagaaatcacagaaaacaagcttGCACAGGGAGTGCCAGCAACAAGCCCTGTCAGCCTGCAGCAAGTCTCACTTCTCATGCTGCCTGCCGAAGGAAGGAATGGGGACAGGTTGTCCAGACAGCCACTACTTAAGCAGCAAGTTATaatcgctttttttttttttttagcaacacAATCatacagaagggaaaaaggagttGATCCccagaaataaaaccatgaaGAGAAAATCCTTACCTTCCCCATTCTCATATTCATCTTCCAGTCCATCCCCATCTGCTTCAGGGTCTGAGTCAGGGGCTTCCTGGTCATCAGCATCAAATCCATCTAGGTAGGTGAGCTGGGGCAGAAGGGTGAACACACTCTCCCGGTAGTTGATGAGCATTGTCACCTCACAGTTGAAGAGGTCCAGACTATGCAGGTTTGGCAACTTTTTCTGCAAAGATCAAGTCAGTAGATCATTTACAAATCAACAGTATTAGAGGATCATGCAGCCATCAGAATACAGCTGGTTTCCTAACCATACCTATGGCAAAGCAGTCTTTGCATGCGTTCTTTTCACCTTGTGCTCTTCTGGTGGAGATAAGTTGCTGCTTTTACTAAGTGTAGGACAACATTCACAATAAAATACAACTCCTTTTTAATCCATCTCCTGTCCTACAGCTTCCCCTCCTTGAAGACAGCTCCCTTTGAAGCCACGTGGGAATCTTAATTCCTCTAGGACAGAGCAGGCAACAAGCACACAGTGCCCAGCTCTCACAAAGCAGGATGGATCACTGAACCAGACTCATTCTGCCCCAAAACATCAGGCAAAATACCAGAGAGCACAATACAGGCAGCAGACCAAAGCAGTGTCTGCAGCCTAAACCTGATGTGCtttcagcacagccacagcagctcttCCAAACAGGCTATCGCACTGTGCACCAGGCTAAGTACAGGAGAGCAGTTGCAAGCTCTTTCTGGAATGGATGTAGGGACAAAACGTAATAGCTACAGAGGCAAAGACCCTAGATCAGGCCTTTCAAAACTACAGAGTCTAGATGACAAGGCAAGAGCCGCCTTTGGGGCAGTTTAGATGCACCAGGGATGCATTTCCTGCATTTATAACAGGAACACCTTGCAATTCAAGCTGTGACAGCACCCTGAGTGCAAGGGTCACAGCCCAGCAGGACAGCATCTTTGGACTGATGCAATGGAAACCCTCACTGGTGTCCAAGCAACTCATCTCCATGACACCCCAGGTGCCACCTACCTCAAACTGCATCCGACCCATTAACGGTCCTTTCTTTCTCAGATGGACACTGAGCACTGCATCCACAGTTTTACTCATCCAGCCCAATTTCATGCTTCTTTTAGCAACTGGCTGCTGGTTTTCCAGACAGTGGAGCCATTAACTATTAGCCCAGCCTCAAATTGGACCCACTCATCTGTTCCCATCAGAACCACGAAGTGCTGTTGGAACAGTTACCAAGATGTTGGACTTCTGCTGCACAGACATGCTCCCCAAAGGAAACGTCATCCCTTAGATCCCAGCACAGCCTTTCACTCACCAAGGGCTCCAGAGTATTGATGTCTTTGATCTTGTTGCCGCTTAGATTCAAGTGTGTCAGGTTAGGAGTTCTCTCTGCTAGAACTTCAAGGCCACCAGAAATCCGGTTATCActcagctccagctgccaggAGGAAGCATCATATGGTCACAAagtgtttttcatcttctgacACATAGAATAAAATTCCCTGACAACCAGACTACAACAGAACCCTGTTCATTAGAGAAGCAGTTCCAGTTTTGAGACCCTTTTTCTGCAAGCTAACATAGCACTCCCAGCCACTTGTGTACTGCAGGATTACATATCTTGCTATCTAACTGCAATTTCTAAAACCTGAAATATGTTACTGAAGTTTAACAGCCACATAccaaaagcaagagaaaaatgttaaaaatatgagCTCAAAAATACTCTCAAATATTAGAAAACAACCTCTCACACAGCTTACAGGCCTCAAAGGAAAGAGCAGAATCAAATGGTCTTTTCCTGGCTGATGCAGGGAAAGAAGTTCTCACCAGGGCAGCAAGGTCTCAGAACAAGGACTACTGAGAGATAGGACCACAGGTTTGACTCACCTTCCGGAGTTTGTTAAGCTTGGGTAGGTTGGAGACAGACAGCAAGTTGATGTTTATCATGCTGAGGAACTCCAGGTTCTCAAAATCTGAAGAGAGACCAACGATCTTCCCATCATCCGAGCGGCAGTTATCAAGAACCAGCTCCTTCACCTACCAACAGAAACACTCAGAAGCTGTCACTGCATTCCCAAGTCAAACCTCACCTAAAGTCTATGAAGCTGACATTAGGCGGAGTGACTGACATTTCACAGCAGCATGCGCATCTGAAGGTCCCCCCTACTCACCTTAAGGAGCATCCAAGGTCTTAAAAGCCAAATAATTCTTGTAAGCGCACAAAGTCAGCATCTGTAACTGTGGCAAGGATTTTACCCTCTAAGCACAAGCTGTGCAGCATGCTACCACTGTACCACATCATATGATTCCAGCCAAGGTCTGCCTTCTCTACTAGGAAACCTTCACAGGCTGAACCATAAAACTGCAAAGCATCTCACACACAAGGCCTCAAAAAGCTTCCAGAGTGGCACTTTAGGCTGAACTAACCATAGGCCAAACATCACCTGGTTCTGTCCTCTTCAGCTCCCCCCACAACACTAGATCTGCTTTGGGCACTGGAAAACCTGCCCCCAGAGGGTTTGTTTCACTGAAAGCATATATTCCTAGTAGAAGtctcagcacagagcaaaagCTCTACTCTCCAAAACCTCCAGGCCCTTCATGAGGGGGGCACTGATGGCGTATATTTTGCCAAGCACAAACTACACACACAGAGGTAATCTATTCCTGGTAATTCAGCACAAAATCCCTTGTGGCATTACAACCATAAAGCACAGCAGTGATCTGTTCCCCCCCCTCCACGCACCCAAAGGGCAGGCATACCTGGcaccctcctctctccctgaaGCACAGaatgctccagctccagttctcATGGGCCATTCCCAAAACTTGCTTTTACCCCACACATTCTTCACAGCACATTGCAAAAATTAGTCTTGGCCAGAAAGCTCATGATGCTCTCCAAattcctcctctgcagctctccaaTTTTAACTCTCCTGCTCACATCAGCCAGAAGTCATTTGAAATTCACTTTGCCCTACTAGAAGCAGACTTTCTTGTGCTGTGAAGTTGCCAGGGCAGCCCTGAAAGCTCAGAATGAGTTAACACACTCCAGAAGTGGCTGTACTGGTCAGGGCTCTAAGCTCAGCAGCAAACAAGCTCAACTGGGAGTTCTGCAGTTGAACTCATTTTGCTCCTCAGACAGAAGTCTCTGATTAAACTAAGACTCAGTCCCCCCAACATAAAGGGGACCAAAGCCAGCACTTCACAGATGCTGCTTCATTGGTGCAGCCATAGAGGTGAGAGTGAACATTACTAAGTTAAGAACCAACCTAGCTGTGAAGAGACTATCTTTAACTTGGACTAGCGCCTTGCCCTGAATGGCAGAACaaatgctgcagctggcagtgcaACAGCAGAACAGGACTGATCAGCCAGGACTGCTTATTCCAGTGGCAGTACTGGCTCATACCAGCCTCGGCTGCAGGGCACGCACACTCTGAGCCTGCTTGTTTCCCCAGCATGCCACTCACTCAAATTCCTGGTGTCAAACAAGAGGAAACCTGCAGCTGGAAGCCTCGAAGGGACACTTCTACTCCTCAAACCATTCTTGTTCTGCAAGTTCCTTTACCATCTGTGAAGGCTTTAACCTCTACTACAACCTCCATTTACAGCCTTTTTTAACTTATGCTCCAGCTTGATTTTAAGCTGCCCATGGCAGCATGCTGCAGAGACGTACCGATCTGTCACAAAAACAAGGTGACAGCCACAGCTATCTTGCTATAAGGATGCCAGTGGGGCCACAAGGCTGGCCTCAGATAAGGGCAGGCCTTGTTTCTGAAGCACTACCCACTGAGCACAGTGGCAGTGAGCCAGCtcccaggagcagaggctgaAAGGACAACACAAATGCTTTGGAAAGCTGCAAAAACCCAACCCTCAAGCCTCAGCTGACCACTGTGTACAGCTCGATCTAATCActccagcagcaaggcagaTTAACTGGCCCCACCAGATGAGGGGACATCATTCCTCTGCTGTGCAAAGGACATACTAGCCACAGGCAGGCACTGGGAAGCAGAAAGTTCAGCCAAGGAGGCATTGGAGAAGTACAGCAAAGGAAACTGAGCAGCAAAGTGATTGAATGCAGCTCAGCTAtcaccttttctcttttttttttttttttttttaaggttaggCAGATTTAGCACAGCACCTCTATGATTCCTCACGTCCCTGCCGTGGCACCAAATTTCCTCTCCTCTGAGAAGCTGACCGGCAACCTTCAGAAACTCCACTCACACGCATATGGTCCAAGCACGGGAATTTCCACCCCTGATGTCAACAGCCACGTTCTCTCCTCTACCAGGACACCCCGTGCAGGGCTCGTGCAGTGAGCCCACGCAGTCCTGGCTGCTTCTGCGCAGGAGCAAAGGAGCCGTGAATCACCAGCGGTGGGGAAAGCACAGCCCGCGCTGCTCCTTTGCAGCGTTGTGCTGTCCTGGAAGCGGCACCCCGGGGGCTGGAAGCACCCCACGTCCCTCACGTTAGCCAGAAGAGCCCCAGGAGATGGCACGGCGCCTTCCCCCGTCCCCCAGCCCGCAGCGGGAGCTCGGCAGCACCGCAGGCCGGAGCTGGAGGAGGCTCTGGCGGAGGAGCAGCGCATGGCCATGCTCGGAGAACGTGGTGCGAGCCCGGAggcgcgcgcacacacacacggagGCGATCCAGCCTGCTGCGGGCACCCCGCGCGGCCGAGAGCCCGGGGAAGCACCCACCAGCggccccctcttccccccccttCAGCCCGGAGGCCTCGCCCCGGGCCCCCGCGGCCCGCCCAGGCCCCTCCATGGCGCCCGCGGGCGGCGGGAAGGGCGGAGGGGGCCGGCggcgccccggggccgcccctaACATGGCCGAGCCGCGTGCGCGGGGCCGCTCCGGCCATGTTAGGCGGCCCCGGAGCGGCGGGAGCCATCTCAGCCTGGCGCCGCCCGCAGCCATGCCGGGCGAGCCGCCGGGCACGGGCAcagcggcggccccggggctcggGGTAGCGCAGCCCGGGCCCCGCTCCGGCCTCCCGCAGCCGCCGCTtctcccccgccgccgcccccagcGGTGCGCGGTCCCCAGGCCGAGCCGagcggggccgagccgggccgggccgggccccagCGCCTgtccctttcccctctcccttccccgCCATGCGGCCGCAGTACCTCGCCCGGCTTCTTGTTGCGCAGCTCCAGCGTGAGCCGCTTCTTCATCTCCATCCTCCCGCCGTACCGtgccgggccgagccgagccgcaAAACCCCCGCACCGAGCCGaaccgagccgagccgagcccgCGCACAGCCGCCGCTTATATAGAGGAAGGCGCCAACGGCAACAAAggcggccccgcgccgcgcccccTGGCGGCCCCGCTCCGCAGCGCAccgcgcagcccccggccccgccgcacgGCAgcgccccctgcccggccccggccgcctcGGGGCcaggggggctcgggggggggcggcccccgGCCAATCGGGGTGGGGGTAGCGGGGTTCGATGGGGGACGGCTCGTCCTTCAcccccccgtccccgtccccgtaTCTCGGCTCGCCGCGACACGCACGCAGCACTCGTGGATCCATCCTGTTACGGGGATGCTGAGAGGGGCCCGCGGGGCTTGAAGGCTGGACGGGGTCTGTCCCCGTCCTTCAGGCATGGTGTCTGGGGGTAGGGGGTTGACCTCCAGGCCTGTGGCACCCGCCCGTGCTGTTTCTGGTTGTGTCTGACCGAGAGAGTTCAGGCGGTCCCGCTGGCATTGGTCACAGGGTGCATGAGGCCCTGtggggctctgccccagccctgttCAAACCAGCACAAGGTCACCACAGGACCGCTCTGTCGCCAACAGGGTCACCACAGTGTTTCACCTCCCAGCTCTGGCCACCGCCCCCAGGGACCACCAGCAGGGCCTCAGGGACAAGTCGGGGTCCCAGTGATTGCGATGTCTGgcctggacacagcactgccCTCTGCGCCTGCCACACACgcagcctctgcctgcagatCCCTCTGGGATGTGGCACTGCTGTGGGTGACTTTGTTAAACATTACCTTAAAAATATGCAGGGAAAACTCTCTGATCGACTATCCGGGCTCCATGTAAACAGGAACACGAGGGCTTGCAGGACTAGCCCTAGAGTCCCTCATTGTCCCCTTTGGCAGCGGGCCACCGGCTCTCCTCCTATGTGAGGAAATGGCTTTCTGGTGCGTTCCTGTTCGTTTCTGCCAGTTGGCTCTAACATGAACCATGTTTTATTAGGAGTAGCAGAAGGAAGTGGCCATGTTCAGCAGAGGGCTTGAACCTCTGAAGGGGCCCAAAGCAGGGCTATTTTGGAGAAGCGATGGACATTTTCATGAAGAGCTGCATTGAAAGATGGTACATTTTGGCCTCTCTGCAATCTCCCCTTGCTGACCGTGTCTCCATTTCTCTGGCCCTGCTGCGTGCCAGAAAGCTCCAGGCTCTCTGCCACAAGGCGAGCAGCCCGTGGGCACCGTGTCGGTGTCCCCTCTTCTTGAGCTGCCCTGTCACCAGAGCTGCGCAGAGGCATGTGAGCGCTGCAGGGGACTGTAAGTGCCCATGCACTGGGCGAGCAGGAAGAACAGCCTTGTGGCAAAGCCCAAGCGTTGCCCAGTTGCCCCCTCCCAGGGCGTGAAGCACGGTGTTGTCCAAGCTCCGTTAATTGCATCCCCGTGGGTGAAGCAGAGCATGGGGCCCTCTTTCTCTGGGCGAATCCTGTCTCCTCTGGCTTCTCTGGAGCTTCACAGAGCCCTGCCCCGGGAGGGGAcaacagctcccagcaccctTGTCTCTCCCCAACCGGAGCCCCCTCGCTAAAAGCAGCAGATCTGCAGGCTGCCcctgggcagagcagctgggagatgaGGGGAgaggctcccccccccccttgctgatctgcatttgttttaaggTCTCTTTCATGTACTCTTTGAGGCTCGTTTCCTGTTCTTTGTAGAAAACAATGcttccctctccctgtccccccccctccgcccaTCCCAGGGTGGCTTTATCTCCCCTCCCTTGGGATTCACTGCACTGGGTTCCTCAGAAGCTGCGTTTTATGtttgtcttaaaataaaaaacccagCTCTGATTTAACTGAATTGATTTTAAAGCTGCGTCTGGTATTTGATGTCTGGTAGAAGCATTTAAACTGATCTAAACTTTCTGTGTTTGGGCACATTTACATGAAGCTGGTAATTTACTGTGCAAGTGACAGCAACTGAAAGGCTGGACCTTAAATGCTGACATGGGTTGAAATTCAGGTCTGGGACTTTTCATACAAGCTGGAGCACAGATGCTCAGAATGACATATTATCTATTATACATCATGATACTATGTCTGTGCTTTGCACTGCTTCAGCTACTTCATTCCTAGCCTAGTGCCTCCACGGAGTGAATCCTGTACAACTGGGCCATTACTGCTCCATACACGAGGATTTCCACATCACATCACGCTTCTGTGACCTCATAACAGGAATGAGATCCCCCAGATCTGCCGGCTGCTGTAGATTCCCAGCAGCTGGTCCTGCTGGGACGGACTGGTATCCAGCTACAGGAGAGCTGTGGGGACACCAAATCGGCTGCAACAACTTCTCCTATGGGCACCTTCATGCCAGCCCCGGATGGAGAGACGGTCCCTGTGTGAACAAGCATGCAGCCAGTTTGCCAGTGCATCTCATTCCTCAGACCCTCTGGGGATCTCAGGAAGATGCAGGGATCTTCCCCCATAACTAGAGGATGTGATCAAGCAATTTTATTGGAGATTTACAAGCAAATAAGGCACGGTCTGGGAGAGTAGAAAACCTGAGACCGTGTGCCCCAAGAAGGAGGCAAATAAAGCTAACCCAGTCCTCGGCAGCCTTTAGAAGAAATTCgctatatttcctttttttcttcttgtttcccaGATGGGACCTGGGGCCCTGACTCTTGCAGGGATCGAGGTGCTGCCCCCGGCCGGCGCTGTCCTCTCCTCGCTGCAGAGACGCGGCGGTGCCGGCAGAGGGAAGCATCCCCCCGGCGCTACGGGTACGGGCGCCCGGCCGCGGTCCTATGCAGGCTAAACCCCGGCCCCAAAggggcctggggctgccctggaAAAATCCAGGAAGGTGGGAGCGAGAGCGAACACTTCTGTGTGGGGAGAGCCCCTGCCATCCCCGTGGGGCAGCCGCAAAGCGGTCCTGATGTGGCATACAGCCCGAGCTGGTGCCTCCAGCCCACCCTCTGCAACCCTCGTCCTGCGGTCAGTGGCTCCAGGGCTGGATCAGCTCTGCTACGAGGACAGGATggaaagagaaggctctggggagacctcacagcggcctgccagtgcctgaaggggctgcaggagagatggggagaggagggaccctgtgtcagggggtgtagggataggacaaggggggcaggagggtggCTTGAAATGAAGAGGGGAGATCTAGATCAgatatgttataaatgaagatacaactcaatctgaatttagtactATTTATGAAagacaagtaaacagcgctgggtgcacggGGAGTCTGCTCTACCCACGTAGATGAACAtcgaactttctaaatatacagaacagtctcaattttccattccttttcttgtaCATAttaaacccgagtatgcctatacatatgtacaatcagaaaaggtaacaaacaatcctttaagtctattactattaatgtccatgactgggggagcatagttggagttgggaatcctggttgaagtgctcccatatcttccatgacttcattaatttttctcagatcatataacagtctccattttccattccttttcttgattacaaacaccggagaattccagggctagtcgtgggaacaatatgtctcactttaagttgttaagcaactaggccttcaggccttatgtatcctattcttcccggatcgaagggAAACATCCGTCTCCTCTTCAAGGCCAgtagggcctgggtcaaaaggctcgtccaggtcaccagggggcgaaacagcaaaggcctgcgatGGCAGTAGGGGCGGGGGGGCAatggtgtagcagaaggatcagTGGACGAGCCCGCAGatccctcactgtctggcaaaccacacgtgtctgactgtggccccacatggctctttaaggcctcagagactgctcgccaggtgccgaggAATCCCACCACAACCTTGTTTTTAGTAGCAGaatcccacaccttgacctccgtttggtcccatatttcaggatcataaactgatTGTTAATAAAGGGAATATGCTGTAAGGTTAACCACGGCAGTCTTTGTTCCTcaggacgtatgattccccataatgcgcaactgcttaccagcgaggggcagttgtgtgcgcggctccgcttctctcagcttgagcttctctccagctccggtgcgcccatttccagtgactttctgtacgagcttctttgGGTGgcttgctgagtttggccgaacctatcttcatgaggagatcaatgtgcctgttcccgtcctggtctccgttctgctagccgGTCcctattcattcttttttcctgcttctttattgatgacatgACTTCATtacatcgtgttgcctttttcatcttgagggcaggctcccctcttatacccttctccccacagcagtccttttcaaaaacagctcttcattggtcaaacaactttgcatataacagcaacagaaa
This genomic interval from Aythya fuligula isolate bAytFul2 chromosome 26, bAytFul2.pri, whole genome shotgun sequence contains the following:
- the LOC116499146 gene encoding acidic leucine-rich nuclear phosphoprotein 32 family member B isoform X2 is translated as MEMKKRLTLELRNKKPGEVKELVLDNCRSDDGKIVGLSSDFENLEFLSMININLLSVSNLPKLNKLRKLELSDNRISGGLEVLAERTPNLTHLNLSGNKIKDINTLEPLKKLPNLHSLDLFNCEVTMLINYRESVFTLLPQLTYLDGFDADDQEAPDSDPEADGDGLEDEYENGEGEEEEDDDEEDDLDEEVIDEEDDEDDDLEGEEEEDGVDDEEEDEEEDGEDEEDDEADDDLPRGEKRKRNLEDEGEEDPEDEEDDEDD
- the LOC116499146 gene encoding acidic leucine-rich nuclear phosphoprotein 32 family member B isoform X1 yields the protein MEMKKRLTLELRNKKPGEVKELVLDNCRSDDGKIVGLSSDFENLEFLSMININLLSVSNLPKLNKLRKLELSDNRISGGLEVLAERTPNLTHLNLSGNKIKDINTLEPLKKLPNLHSLDLFNCEVTMLINYRESVFTLLPQLTYLDGFDADDQEAPDSDPEADGDGLEDEYENGEEGEEEEDDDEEDDLDEEVIDEEDDEDDDLEGEEEEDGVDDEEEDEEEDGEDEEDDEADDDLPRGEKRKRNLEDEGEEDPEDEEDDEDD